The Flavobacterium sp. 102 genomic interval TAATTCTTTAAAAACTCTATATTTTGAAGGCATATCGCCATGTCGCACATTCATAAAATCCATCACGCCGTCAAGCGTATAAGCAATGCTGTTCCGCGAACTGTTTTCAATACTGATGACAGTTTCGATATTCTGCTTTGAATACGGAATCTTATCTTCGGTCGGCATCGAATTGCTTCCAACTCTCACAAAAACCGTATTCGCCAAAATGGTGTGAATGTTTTTCTTGAAAAAGGAAATTTTGTGCTTCGGTTTAATCGTTACCAAACCCACTACTCGGTCTTTAGGCAAATTAGGAAACGGTACATTTTCGTATTGAATTTTCGGCGGATTTTCTAAATAAGCATTGACCAAATTCTGTATCCGACTGTCGTCAAAAAAGTCGTCACCCATGATTTCATTGTCCTGATCTTCTACACCAACAACTATGTAAGAATTATTCGAAGGATTAGAATTGGACAATGCGCAAATGTGTTTTAAAAACTTGGCTTTTCCTTCTTTGGTATGCAAATTCAACTGACGCTTCTTGTCATAAAAACTGCACTCATCATTGTGAGCTAATAAATTCTTGATAAGCAAACGTTTATTAATCATATTTTGAGTGTTCAGTGCTCAGTTTTGAGTGTTCAGTTACTGCCAACTAATTACTGAACACTGAATACTAAATTTAAGGTACTTTATTTCCCATACTTTCCGTCCAAATGGCAAACCAATCTTCTTGCTCCAATTGCAATTCTGCGGCTTTGATTAAGGCTTGAATTCGAGCCACATTAACCGTTCCGGCAACCGGAAGGACTTTCGCAGGATGCTTTAATATCCACGCCAACAAAATGGTATCCGAACCAAAATGATATTTCTTCACTAATTCTGCCAATAATATCTTCAATCTTCTGGTTTGCTCAATATCTTCCCTAAATACTGTTCCTAGCGGATTCCAACTCATCGGACGAATGTTGTGCATTTGCATATAATCAAAACTGCCGTCCAACATCGCTTCGTGATGCGTTGCCGAAAATTGGACTTGGTTATAACTGATTTGGGTTTTTTGACGAATCAATTCCGTTTGCCAAGACGTAAAATTAGACAATCCGAAATCAATAATCTTGCCTTCTTTTTTAAGTGTTGAAACGGCTTCCGCAATTTCATCAGCTTCCATTAACGGACTTGGTCTATGCAATAACAAAACATCTAAATAATCTGTTTTGAGATTTTTTAGCGAATTTTCTACTGACCAAATGATATAGTCTTTAGAATAATCATAGTGCTTGATTTTGTTGTCTCTTCCTTTGATGTGTTGAATACCGCATTTCGAGATTAATTGAAGTCTTTTTCGGTCTATTTTACTTTGGGCGAAAGCCTTGCCAAAATCAGCTTCTGTAGTATAATCGCCGTAAATATCAGCGTGGTCAAAAGTAGTAATCTGGTTTTCGATACAAAGTTGTATCAAATGTTCCATTTCGGAAGTGTTTAGTTTTTTATCCCAAATACCCCAATTCATGGTTCCGGCAATTATGGGCGAAAGTTTTGTTTGCATTTTTATGTTTTTTTAGAAGTGTGTTGCAATTGTTTTTGTTTTTTGTCCTTTGGAAAATTTTCTTATTTTGCCAACGAAAAATCGTAAAACAGATTAGGTCTTAAAATTATAAAAAGAAAATCATAAATCATCCTTAAAATTGGGATGTTTTATAAAGTTTTAACGCATTATTAACATCGCGTAACCTAATAAATTTTCACTTTTGAAATGTTAAAATTATAACGTACATACATTAGCATAAATAGAACACTATGGAAGAAAATGGTACTGCTTTAGATATCAGAGCAATTAATGCAAAAATAGAACATGAAAGTGCTTTTATCGACTTGTTGGCAATGGAAATGAACAAAGTCATTGTCGGTCAAAAACACATGGTAGAAAGATTGTTAATTGGACTATTAGGACAAGGCCATATTCTTTTGGAAGGTGTTCCGGGATTAGCAAAAACCTTAGCCATCAATACTTTGTCACAAGCTATTGACGGCAGTTTCAGTCGTATTCAGTTTACTCCTGATTTATTACCGGCGGACGTAATTGGAACAATGATTTACAACATTAAAGCCAATGAGTTTTCGATTAAAAAAGGACCAATTTTTGCCAATTTCGTTTTAGCAGATGAGATAAACCGTGCGCCGGCCAAAGTACAATCGGCTTTGTTAGAAGCGATGCAGGAAAAACAAGTAACAATTGGCGATACAACCTTCAAATTAGACAGGCCATTTTTAGTATTGGCTACGCAAAATCCGATTGAACAAGAAGGAACTTATCCTTTACCGGAAGCACAAGTCGATCGTTTTATGCTAAAAACCGTAATCGATTATCCAAAAATGGATGAAGAAAGAATGGTGATCCGTCAAAACTTAAAAGGCGCATACGAAAAAGTAAATTCGGTAGTTTCTGTTGACCAAATTCTACGTGCACAAGAGGCCGTTCGTGAAGTGTACATGGACGAAAAAATCGAAAAATACATTCTAGACATCATCTTTGCGACGCGTTTCCCTGAAAAATATAAATTAGAAAGTCTAAAACCGCTTATCAGTTTCGGAGCTTCTCCTCGTGGAAGTATCAACTTGGCAACTGCTGCCAAATGTTATGCTTTCATCAAACGTCGCGGCTACGTAATTCCGGAAGATGTCCGTGCTGTAGTTCACGATGTATTGCGTCACAGAATCGGAGTAACTTACGAAGCCGAAGCCGAAAACATAACTTCTGTTGATATCATCAACAAAATCGTAAACGAAATTGAAGTACCTTAATTCAAAGTTGGCAGTGGTCAGTTTTGAGTGGTCAGTTATTTATTTTTCTTAGAAAATTTTACTGAACACTAATTTCTGAACACTGAACACTATCTAAAATGGAAACAAAAGACCTTCTCAAAAAAGTTCGTAAAATCGAAATCAAAACCCGAAGATTGAGTGATCATATCTTCTCGGGTGAATACCACACATCGTTCAAAGGCCGTGGTATGACGTTTTCGGAAGTGCGTCAGTACCAGTTTGGCGATGATATTCGCGCCATCGACTGGAATGTGACGGCACGTTATAACGAACCGTATGTGAAAGTTTTTGAAGAAGAACGCGAATTGACCATGATGTTGATGGTAGACATTTCGGGTTCGGAAAGTTTTGGAACCAAAAACCAGCTAAAAAGTGAAATCGTTACTGAAATTGCGGCAACCATGGCATTTTCAGCCACACAAAACAACGATAAAATTGGCTTGATTTTATTTTCAGACCAAATCGAATTATACATTCCGCCGAAAAAAGGAAAATCACATGTTTTAAGAATCATCCGTGAGTTAATCGAATTCCAACCAAAAAGCAAAAGAACCGATTTGTCTCAAGCATTGAAATTCCTATCCGGAACGCAAAAAAAGAAAGCGATTGTATTCGTGATTTCCGATTTTATGGTCGAAGACGATTACGAAAAAACCTTAAAAATTGCCGGAAAGAAACACGATATCACCGGTGTCAGAGTGTACGACATTCGGGAAGAAAAAATGCCAAACATCGGTATGGTAGAAATGGAAGATGCCGAAACTGGAGAAGTTTTAGTCGTTAACACAGGTTCTAAAAAAGCACGTTTGAGCTACGAAAAACAATACCAAGACAAAGTGAATTATTTTAAAGATATCTTTTCCAAATGTGGTTCAGGAACCGTAAACACTCGCGTGGACGAAAGTTATGTTACTAAATTATTGGGGTATTTTAAATCGAGATGAAAAATTTAACCGCAAAGAAGGCAAAGAAGACGCAATGCTCGCAAAGCATTCCTTCAGAAATTTAACCTTGTAACCTTTGCGAAAAACTTAGCGCTCTTTGCGGTTAAGAAAAACTAAAAATGAAATTAAAGTTATACATATTATTTTTACTAACATCAGTAACTCTTTTCGCGCAACCGAAAAAAGTAACGACTTCTATTGACACTACGAAAAACAAAATCGGTGCGGAATTCAAACTGACTTTAAAAGCCGATGTTGATACTTTATCCAAAGTAAAATTTCCGGAGAGTAAGTTTTTTGGTGCTTTGGAAGTCATTCAATCCTATAAAATTGACACCGTTAGAAAAGGCGCTCGTTATGAATTGATCAAAAAATATGGATTAACGCAATTCGATTCAGGAAAATATACGATTCCGAGAATTCCGGTTATGATTAATGGAAAAGCTTCATTTTCCGATAGTATCAAAGTCGAAGTCAATGATGTTAAAGTCGATACCTTAAAACAAAAAATGTACGATATCAAAGACATTGCTCAAGTCGAAAGTCCGATGGGAACTTGGTGGATTTATGTTTTGATTGTCATTGCCATTGGTGTTATTGGTTTCTTCATTTACAAATTCATCAAAAAAATTCAGACCAAAGAAAAAGTCGAAGTCTTTGTTTATAAAACACCTATCGAAAAAGCCACAACTTTACTCCAACAATTAGAATCAAAAGAACTTTGGCAAAAAGGCGAAATTAAAAACTATTATTCGGAACTAACTGATATTGCGCGGAATTACATCGAAGAAGAAATTCACATTCCGGCGATGGAAAGTACTACTTCTGAATTGATTGAAGGTTTGCGAAGAGCTGCGAAACAACAAAAATTAAAGCTTTCCAACGAAACCGTTGAAAACTTAGAAAAAGTATTAAAACAAGCCGATTTGGTGAAATTTGCTAAAGTAAAACCACTTGAATTTGAAATCGAAGAAGACAAAAAACGCATTTCCAATTCTATAGTAACCATTCACAAATCGATTCCTGAAATTGTCGAAGATGACGACGAATTGGCATTGTGGAACGAACAACAAAAAGAATTGGCGCGTTTGCAAAAACTCAAAAAACAAAAACGTGTAAGAATCATCACAACCATCGGAATTGTACTTGGTATGATTGTGATTGCGCTTGGCAGCTTGATTTATTTCAAAGGTTTTGATTATGTGAAAGACAATTTAATTGGTCATCCAACCAAAGATTTAGTCGAAGGCGAATGGATTTACAGCGAATATGGTAATCCAGGCGTAAAAGTAGAAACTCCAAAAGTTTTAAAGCGTTTGGATGTCTCTAAAATGATGCCCAAAGAAGTTATGGCTGTTGTAAAAGAAGCGCAGATGTTTGGCTACGGAAGTATGTTCGACAGTTTCTACATCTTAGTATCAACAACCACTTTTAAACAAGAAGGAACTGTCGATTTAGAAAAATCTATTGAAGGTTCTCTAAAAGCGATGGAGGCAAGAGGCGCACAAAACATCATTGTTAAAACTGAAGACTTCGGCACACAAAAAGGAATAACCGGGAAAAAAGCTTATGGCACTATGACCACTTTCGATCCTGTTCAGAAAAAATCAGAAAAAATGTATTATGAAGTATTGGTTTTTGGTCAAAATGGTGGATTACAACAAATCTTAATCATGCATCGTGAAGGAGACAAATACGGACAACAAATTTCTGAAAGAGTACTAAATTCGACCGAATTACAAACAACACAAGAATGAAAGAAGTGAGTTTTTTAAATCCTGAATTTTTCTGGTTGTTTTTATTACTTCCGGCTGCTATCGCATGGCAGTTTTGGAAAAAAAAACAATCGGCAACTTTAAAAATAAGTTCTGTCAGAGGTTTTAAAGCTGAAAAATCATTGGCTGCCAAACTAAAACCGTATTTGTTTGTACTTCGATTGTTAGCATTAAGTTCTTTGATTATTGCGATGGCGCGGCCACGAAAAGTCGATATCAGTAGCCAAACCAAATCGACTAAAGGAGTTGATATTGTAATGGCCATCGACGTTTCCGGAAGTATGTTGGCCAAAGATTTAAAACCCAATCGTATGGAAGCGTTGAAAAAAGTCGCCGAAAATTTTGTCGCCGGAAGACCCAATGACCGAATCGGAATTGTGGTTTATGCTTCCGAAGCTTACACGAAAACACCGGTAACTAGTGACAAAGCCATTGTTCAAGACGCGATTCGAAGTATAAAATATGACAATGTGTTACAAGACGGAACCGGAATCGGAATGGGATTGACTACCGCTGTAAATCGTTTGAAAGACAGCAAAGCCAAAAGCAAAGTGATTATTCTGTTAACCGATGGTGTTAACAACGCCGGGTTTATTGAACCGGAAACCGCTTCGCAAATTGCCAAAGAATACGGAATCAAAGTCTATACCATTGGAATCGGAACGAATGGTGATGCAATGTTTCCTTATGCTTATGCACCAAATGGCGGCTTTTTATTCCGAATGATGCCGGTGGAAATTGATGTAGCTTTGTTGAAAACGATCGCTAAAAATACGGGTGGAAAATATTTCAGAGCCAATAACAACAGCAAACTAGAAGCCATTTATAACGAAATCAATAAACTGGAAACCACCGAAATTCAAGAACTGAAGTTCTATGATTATGACGAAAAATTCAGACCATTTGTTTGGATTGCCGGCCTCTTGCTTTTGTTAGAATTTGGTTTGCGAAATACGGTTTATAGAAGTTTTATATAACAGCATATGTACGAGTTAGAAGAAAAAGGATATTTGTATTTCTTGATTGCCATTCCGGTATTGGCGATGCTTTTCTTGTATGTACAATACTGGAAAAGAAAAAAACAACGTGAATTTGGAGATTTAGATTTGCTGAAAAAATTAAGCCCGGAGAAATCAGTTTTTAAACCCGTTTTGAAATTGGTTATAATTCTTTTGGCTTTGACTTGTTTGATTATTGGTTTGGTCAACCCAAAAATGGGAACCAAATTAGAAACAGTAAAACGAGAAGGAATCGACATTGTTTTTGCCATTGACGTTTCCAAAAGTATGTTGGCCGAGGACGTTGCACCAAGTCGATTAGAAAAAAGCAAGCAATTGGTTTCGCAAATCATCAACAATTTAGGAAGTGATCGAATCGGAATAGTGGCTTATTCAGGTAGTGCTTTCCCGGTTTTACCCATTACGACGGATTATAGCGTGGCCAAAATGTTTTTGCAAGGCATGAATCCGGGCATGATTTCTTCGCAAGGAACTTCGATAGACCAAGCTATAAACTTAGCGTCCACATTTATTGACAAAAAAGATAAAACCAACAAACTGTTAATCATTATCAGCGACGGTGAAGACCACTCTGAAGCTTCCGTTGAGGCAGCTGAAGAAGCTAAAAAATTAGGCTTAAAAATTATTACTATTGGGGTTGGAAGTGAAAAAGGCGGACCAATTCCGTTGAAAAGAAATGGTGTCGTAGAAACTTTTCAAAGAGACCAAAATGACGAAGTGGTCATTACCAAAAGAAATCCTGATGTGTTAAAAGAAATCGCCAAAGCCACCGGCGGCGGTTATGTAGATGGTAATTCGACCAAAACGGTTTTGGATTATGTAAAAAATGCGCTGGACAATATTCAAAAAACCGAATTTGAAAGCACGCAAATGGCCGATTTCAAATCGCAATTCCAGTGGTTTTTAGGATTTGCTTTTTTTCTATTGTTTTTGGATGTTTTCCTCTTGGAGAAAAAGACGAAATGGGTAGAAAAGATGAACTTATTTAATGAAAAAGAATAAATGAAAAAGATATTGCTATATAGTCTAATCCTGATTTCCTTTTTGGCGAAAGCCCAAGAAAAGGGAAAAGATAAAAATTTGCCTAAAGGAAACGAATCTTTTGTAGAGAAAAAATACGCCGATGCCGAAGCGGAATACCGGATTTCGGAATGTAAAAACCCTAAGAAGTCCATTGCTCCTTATAACTTAGGCAACGCCATTTACCGCCAGAATCAAAATAATGAGGCAAAATACCACTACGCCAAAGCGTTAAAAAATGCCAAAACACGAACTGAAAAACATCTGGCGTTTCACAATATCGGCAATACCTTAATGAAAAACAAAGATTATTCCGGTGCCGTTGAAGCTTATAAAAATGCTTTGAGAAACAATCCAGCGGATGAACAAACCCGTTACAATTATGCTTTAGCTAAAAAAATGCTGGAAGACAATCCGCCTAAAAAGGATGATGATAAAAGCAAAGACAAGAAAAACCAAAAAGAAGACGAGAAAAAAAACAAGGACAAAAAAGACGATAAAGAAAAAGACAAGGACAAAGACAAAGACAAAAAAGGCCAAAACGACAAAGATAAAAAAGACGACAAAGACAAAAACCAAGGAAAACCTCAGCCTCAACCGGGTGGAATTTCAAAGCAACGTCTGGAGAATTTGTTAGATGCGGTGAATAACGAAGAGAAAAAAGTACAAGATAAAGTCAACAAACAAAAAGTACAAGCCAATCCGAAAAAAGCTGAAAAAGATTGGTAATTAGAATGATTATTTAAAATTTCGTTAAATAACAACCTAAAAAACACAGACTTTACCAACTTTGTGAGTCGAAATAAATGATAAAATGAAAATGAAAAAGGTAATTGTATTATTACTGTTAATATTCGGAAGTTCACTTATGGCTCAAGTCCAATTTGAAGCCAAAGTGAGCAAAAATTCTTTGGGAATCAACGAAAGATTGCGCATCGAATTTACGATGAATGCTGATGGCGATAATTTTGTGCCGCCGGCTTTTGAAAGTTCGGGTTTCAGGATAGTTGGCGGGCCAAGCCAATCGGTAAGTCAATCTTGGGTAAACGGAAAAAGTTCGTTTAACAAATCTTATATCTATATTTTATTGCCTACGCAAAAAGGCCAATTGACCATCAAACAAGCATCGATTGAAATCAACGGCCAGATTTATAAAACTTCTCCGGTAAAAATTAATGTGACCAATGCAGTCGAATTGCCTAAAGATCCAAACGAAGCACCGGCTATTACCGCAGACGATAATATTTACTTGGTCGCCGACATTTCAAAAGCCAATCCTTACCTCAACGAACCGATTACTGTAGTTTACAAATTGTATTTCAGTTATAACATCGGCATTTCCAATTGGCGCGAATTGAACAAACCAAAATACAATGATTTTTGGAGCCAAAACATTGACATCAAACAGCTCAAAGCCGAGGACGGCATGTTCAAAGGCGAACGTTATCGCTATGTGGTTTTGAGAAAAACAGTTTTATATCCGCAAAAATCGGGTAAACTCGAAATCGAACCACTTTCCTTAGATATCGATTGTCAAGTACCCAGTAACCGAAGAAATTTTTGGGGACAACCTTTGATGGTAGAGGACAGCAAACGTGTTTCAGCCGGAAGCAAAGTCATCAATGTAAAACCTTTACCTGAAGCCGGAAAACCAATTGATTTTAGTGGCGCAGTAGGCCGTTTTGACTTTCAAGTAAAACCTTCCAAAACCACCTTGAAAAACGGTGAATCAATGGAATTGAATGTGAGCGTGGTTGGAACAGGAAACTTAAAATTATTCACACTACCAAAACCTATTTTACCTTCTGCTTTGGAAGTGTATGATCCGGTACATGATGAAAATGTAAATACGCCGTTAACCGGAATGTCGGGAAGAATTTCGGACAAATACACCATCATTCCACAATACAAAGGCAATTATCAAATCAAACCGATTAGTTTTACTTATTTCGATTTGGCTTCCGGCAGATATAAAACCATTACTTCACAACCTATAACGATTAATGTTTTGGATGGTCCGAGCATAGCTTCAGCAGAAAAAACGAATCCGAATGAAGTCGCCAAAACCAGAGTGGAAGTGGCTAAATCATTTGCCTATAACAAGCAAAAAACGACTTTGAAATCAATGGGAAAAGATGATTTCTTAGGTTCGGGATTGTTTTATTCTTTGGTTGCTTTGCCGTTTTTAGCCATTCCGTTATTGATTGTTGGTAAACGAAGAAAAGAAGCATCAGACAATGATGTGGTTGGCAATAAAATCAAAAAATCGAATGCTTTGGCGAAGAAATATTTGGGTGAAGCCAAAAAATACTTGGCCAACAAAGAGCCCTTTTATATTGCTTTGGAAAAAGCCATGCACAATTTTCTGAAAGCCAAACTGAACATAGAAACTTCGGAAATGAGTAAAGAAAAAATCTCCGAAATTCTACAATCAAGAAGTGCTAAACCCGAAACTATATCAGAATTTATAGCCTTAACCGAAAACTGTGAATTTGCTCGTTATGCGCCTTCTTCAGAAACATCGATTCAGCAAGATTATGATAAAGCGGTGAATATTATTTCAGCGTTGGAAAAGCAAATTAAATAATTGACAATGAACAATTGATAGTTGATAATGAAAAAAATACTTTACCTATTTCTGTTGATTTTTCAAGTTTCATTGGCGCAAACTGCTTTTGAGCAAGGCAACCAATACTACCAAAAAGAAAATTACCAAGCCGCGATTACCAGTTTTGAAAGCATCATCAATTCGGGTAAAGAATCGGCTGAAGTGTATTTTAATTTGGGAAATGCTTATTATAAATTGCACAAAGTCGCTCCGGCGATTTACAACTATGAAAAAGCATTATTGCTTAGTCCGAATGACGAAGAAATCAAAACCAATTTAGATTTCGCCCGAAAAATGACCATCGACGACATCAAAGTCATCCCGAAAGTTGGCTTTCAAAAATTGATTTCCGATTTTACTTCAAAATACTATTACGACACTTGGGCATGGATTGCTGTGGCTTTTGCGTTATTATTTTTAGCTTTTTTTTCCGGCTATTATTTTTCACAAAAAACCGTTTTGAAACGTGTTTTCTTCTTCGGAATGTTCGTTTGGCTTGCCGGAATTTGCCTAAGTGCTGCTTCGGGGTTTTATGAAAAAAGTAGAACCGACAATGAAAAACCAGCTATCATTTTTGCCGAAACAACACCTTTAAAAAGTGAACCAAAAATCGGCAGCCAAGACGCAACTGTGCTACATGAAGGAACGAAAGTTTACATCTTAGAAAGTATCGCCAACTGGAAAAAAGTTGAACTCACCGACGAAACCACGGGTTGGATTGAAGACAGCGCGCTTAAAGAGATTAAATAGTCGCAATCACAGTTTTCAGTTTTCATTGATTTACTATCACTATCTTTACCAACTTAATTACGTTTTGAATATTATACCTAATATTTAAAATCTAAAATCTAATATTTACAAGTGTCTAGAGACGAACAATTAAAAAACCGCTGGGACAAAGTCGTGACCATTCTTTCCAATCAATTTGCTGAAGGAGATTTGCTCGACTTAGACGCCATTATATACTTAATCGGAGTGCAAGAACTTGGAAAAGTGCACCAAACCTTCAAAAAAGACGAAAAACTTAATTTGATGCACATTGCTATCTGTCGTTTGCTAGAGCCTTATGGTTACTATGAATTTGACTATGTTGACAAAGAAGGTTGGCCTCATTACAATGTCAAAGAAGAATTGCCGCCATTAAAAGCAGGAGAACAATCGGTTTTGATGAAAGAAGCAATTGTGAACTATTTTTTGGAGAGAGAAGTGATAGAATAGCATTTGGTCGATGGTTTTTATTTAAAAACTTCCAACTTCCAACTCCTAACTTCCAACTTTTCCCTAAATTTGCACCTTTACAAAAATGACCGATGATAGATAAGATTAAAGAACACATAGAAGAAGCTAAAGCATTCAATACCAAAAACAAAGAAGCTTTAGAAAATTTCCGCATTAAATATTTAGGCAGTAAAGGGCTTTTGAAAGAGCTTTTCACCGAATTCAAAAATATCCCGAACGACCAGAAAAAAGACTTCGGACAAGTAATCAATACCCTGAAAACTGTTGCTGAAGAAAAAGTCAAAGCGATTCAGGAAGAATTGGAAAGCAAAGAAGAAGTCAAAGGTTTCTACGGTGATTTAACTCGTCCTTCTGAACCTATTACAATCGGTTCACGTCACCCTATTTCGTTAGTAAAAAACCAAATCATCGATATTTTTTCTACCATCGGATTCAACGTTTCCGATGGACCTGAAATCGAAGACGATTGGCACAATTTTACCGCGTTAAACTTACCGGAATATCATCCGGCGCGTGATATGCAAGACACATTTTTCATCCAAACCAATCCCGATGTGTTGTTGAGAACACATACTTCATCGGTTCAAGTGCGTTACATGGAAAACCACAAACCACCAATCCGTACGATTTCACCGGGAAGAGTTTTCCGTAATGAAGCGGTTTCTTCGCGTTCGCACTGTATTTTCCACCAAGTTGAAGGTTTGTATATAGACAAAGACGTTTCGTTTGCCGATTTGAAACAAACCCTTTTATATTTCACCAAAGAAATGTTCGGGAAGTCGAAAATTCGTTTAAGACCAAGTTATTTCCCATTCACCGAGCCAAGCGCTGAGGTTGATATTTATTGGGGATTAAAAACCGAAACCGATTATCGTATCACCAAAGGAACCGGTTGGTTAGAAATCATGGGTTGCGGAATGGTAGATCCAAACGTTTTAAAAAACTGTGGTATCAACCCGGAAGAATACAATGGTTTCGCCTTTGGAATGGGCATTGAGCGCATCGCTATGTTATTGTACCAAATCGGCGACATCAGAATGTTCTATGAAAATGACGTTCGATTCTTGGAGCAATTCAAGTCGAGTATATAAATAAAAGTCAAAAGGGATAAGGGAAAAGGCATAATAACTTTCACTTATCCCTTACTACTTATCCCTATTCCCTAAAATGAAAAAAGACATCACCATACCAACAGTAGAAAACGTATTCCTAGCCGCCGTTCAGGAATGGAGCGATGATTTTATGGATAAGGTTTGGCATGTGTATCTTGTCAACGATTCTGACTACGATTTAGACAGCGTAATGGTCGTTTCCAAAGCTTTTGGCACCATTGATGGGGAAATGAAAAAAACAGCGCTCTTACGTCACGCATTTGTCCAAGTGCCTTCGGTTTCTGTCGCTAAAATTGAAATGATTGAAAACAACGTGTTGCGATTGAACAACGAGTTTATGGTGACTTACTTTATCGGAAGCACTTTATACGATAAAAAATTCATCTTCAAAGCCCAATCCATAACGCCGGATTATGTAGAAGAAGTGCCGATATTGTTTGTAGACGGCGTTATTGCAAGATAATTATGGATTGTTTTGTTGTTTTGCTTTTTGTTTCCAATTGACATAACCTAAAACAAAAATCCCAACCAAAATGAACACCAAAGCTCTCAGATAGAAACCCGGTGAAGAAAGTTGAATATTTAAAGGTTTCTCTTTAATCTCAAACAAAACATTAAAGACAGTCATAAAAAGTCCCCAAAACGCACCTGTTTTAACTTGGT includes:
- a CDS encoding BatD family protein, yielding MKKVIVLLLLIFGSSLMAQVQFEAKVSKNSLGINERLRIEFTMNADGDNFVPPAFESSGFRIVGGPSQSVSQSWVNGKSSFNKSYIYILLPTQKGQLTIKQASIEINGQIYKTSPVKINVTNAVELPKDPNEAPAITADDNIYLVADISKANPYLNEPITVVYKLYFSYNIGISNWRELNKPKYNDFWSQNIDIKQLKAEDGMFKGERYRYVVLRKTVLYPQKSGKLEIEPLSLDIDCQVPSNRRNFWGQPLMVEDSKRVSAGSKVINVKPLPEAGKPIDFSGAVGRFDFQVKPSKTTLKNGESMELNVSVVGTGNLKLFTLPKPILPSALEVYDPVHDENVNTPLTGMSGRISDKYTIIPQYKGNYQIKPISFTYFDLASGRYKTITSQPITINVLDGPSIASAEKTNPNEVAKTRVEVAKSFAYNKQKTTLKSMGKDDFLGSGLFYSLVALPFLAIPLLIVGKRRKEASDNDVVGNKIKKSNALAKKYLGEAKKYLANKEPFYIALEKAMHNFLKAKLNIETSEMSKEKISEILQSRSAKPETISEFIALTENCEFARYAPSSETSIQQDYDKAVNIISALEKQIK
- a CDS encoding tetratricopeptide repeat protein; the protein is MKKILYLFLLIFQVSLAQTAFEQGNQYYQKENYQAAITSFESIINSGKESAEVYFNLGNAYYKLHKVAPAIYNYEKALLLSPNDEEIKTNLDFARKMTIDDIKVIPKVGFQKLISDFTSKYYYDTWAWIAVAFALLFLAFFSGYYFSQKTVLKRVFFFGMFVWLAGICLSAASGFYEKSRTDNEKPAIIFAETTPLKSEPKIGSQDATVLHEGTKVYILESIANWKKVELTDETTGWIEDSALKEIK
- a CDS encoding phenylalanine--tRNA ligase subunit alpha, with the translated sequence MIDKIKEHIEEAKAFNTKNKEALENFRIKYLGSKGLLKELFTEFKNIPNDQKKDFGQVINTLKTVAEEKVKAIQEELESKEEVKGFYGDLTRPSEPITIGSRHPISLVKNQIIDIFSTIGFNVSDGPEIEDDWHNFTALNLPEYHPARDMQDTFFIQTNPDVLLRTHTSSVQVRYMENHKPPIRTISPGRVFRNEAVSSRSHCIFHQVEGLYIDKDVSFADLKQTLLYFTKEMFGKSKIRLRPSYFPFTEPSAEVDIYWGLKTETDYRITKGTGWLEIMGCGMVDPNVLKNCGINPEEYNGFAFGMGIERIAMLLYQIGDIRMFYENDVRFLEQFKSSI